From a single Apium graveolens cultivar Ventura chromosome 2, ASM990537v1, whole genome shotgun sequence genomic region:
- the LOC141707773 gene encoding caffeoyl-CoA O-methyltransferase: MASNAESKHSEVGHKSLLQSDALYQYILETSVYPREPEAMKELRDVTAKHPWNLMTTSADEGQFLSMLLKLINAKNTMEIGVYTGYSLLATALALPDDGKILALDINRENYEIGLPIIEKAGVGHKIDFREGPALPVLDHMLEDGKFHGTLDFVFVDADKDNYINYHKRLIDLVKIGGLIGYDNTLWNGSVAQPADAPMRKYVRYYRDFVIELNKALAADPRIEICMLPVGDGVTLCRRIS; this comes from the exons ATGGCTTCTAATGCTGAATCCAAACATTCAGAAGTTGGGCACAAGAGTCTTTTGCAGAGTGATGCTCTTTATCAG TATATACTTGAAACAAGTGTGTACCCAAGAGAGCCAGAGGCAATGAAAGAGCTTAGAGATGTCACTGCCAAGCATCCATG GAATCTGATGACAACATCAGCTGATGAAGGGCAGTTCTTGAGCATGCTTTTGAAGCTCATCAATGCCAAGAACACCATGGAGATTGGTGTTTACACTGGTTATTCTCTCCTTGCCACGGCCCTGGCTCTTCCAGATGATGGGAAG ATTTTGGCATTGGACATCAACAGAGAAAACTATGAAATTGGATTACCAATTATTGAAAAAGCTGGAGTTGGTCACAAAATTGACTTCAGAGAGGGCCCTGCTTTGCCTGTTCTTGATCATATGCTTGAAGAT GGGAAGTTTCATGGGACATTGGATTTTGTATTCGTTGATGCTGACAAAGATAACTATATCAACTACCACAAGAGATTAATTGATTTAGTGAAAATCGGAGGACTTATCGGCTACGACAACACCCTTTGGAATGGTTCTGTGGCACAGCCAGCTGATGCTCCCATGAGGAAGTATGTAAGGTACTACAGAGACTTTGTGATCGAGCTTAACAAAGCCCTGGCTGCTGATCCCAGGATTGAGATCTGCATGCTTCCTGTTGGTGATGGAGTTACCCTGTGCCGTCGTATCAGCTGA